A single window of Desulfovibrio sp. G11 DNA harbors:
- a CDS encoding OmpA/MotB family protein, with the protein MGSAWKVAYADFVTAMMAFFLLLWVLSMVPPETRAGLAAYFSGDRNFDSSSTSPVSNNPFIQNTDKIDTRDIKISEVEKSHYAIAQKIKQLLMADSVPQSASGISADDVGVQLRVNSDIMFKPGTVELLPEGDKVLSSVLSLMEEYNLYLVVRGHADSVEAAPPYASAWELSGARAAAMVNYLAQRGIKATRMRAVSYGDTRPLKPGIDEQSRAMNRRVEFFFHRPEVMSYSVVY; encoded by the coding sequence ATGGGCAGCGCATGGAAAGTCGCTTACGCCGACTTTGTTACGGCCATGATGGCCTTCTTTCTTCTGCTCTGGGTTCTCAGCATGGTTCCACCCGAAACACGGGCGGGCCTTGCCGCCTATTTCAGCGGTGACCGCAACTTTGACTCCAGCTCCACATCCCCCGTCTCCAACAATCCCTTTATCCAGAATACAGACAAGATTGACACGCGCGACATCAAGATCAGCGAAGTGGAAAAATCCCACTATGCCATTGCCCAGAAGATCAAGCAGCTGCTCATGGCCGATTCCGTTCCGCAGAGTGCTTCGGGCATCAGCGCTGATGACGTGGGTGTACAACTGCGGGTCAACTCCGACATCATGTTCAAGCCCGGCACTGTTGAACTGCTGCCCGAGGGCGACAAGGTGCTTTCGTCCGTGCTCAGCCTGATGGAAGAATATAATCTGTACCTGGTGGTCCGCGGCCATGCGGATTCCGTCGAAGCGGCTCCGCCCTACGCCTCTGCCTGGGAACTGTCGGGAGCGCGCGCCGCCGCCATGGTCAACTATCTGGCGCAGCGCGGCATCAAGGCCACCCGGATGCGCGCTGTCAGCTACGGCGATACCCGCCCGCTCAAGCCGGGCATTGACGAGCAAAGCCGCGCCATGAACCGGCGTGTAGAGTTTTTCTTCCATCGGCCCGAGGTCATGTCGTACAGCGTGGTTTACTAG
- the motA gene encoding flagellar motor stator protein MotA: MYLLIGLAIVAGSVFTGYTLAHGEWGILFQPAEFIIILGCGLGAFFGSQTKYTFGLILKSLKHLFADPGSSKGRYLETLALLYALFSKMHREGVISIESDVEKPESSPIFSKYPNVSKDTKVVNFIGDTLRVYLTTGDPADIDSLMDVDITTMREEGILPAHAVSHMAESLPGMGIVACVLGVVLAMGKINEPPEVLGHYIGAALVGTFFGILCCYGLFGPMGSKLENYVAEEHFYYHSVKEAVAAAIRGSTPLIAVEYGRRAIPYPFRPSFAEMEDKLKSG, from the coding sequence ATGTATTTATTAATTGGTCTGGCCATCGTCGCAGGTTCGGTGTTCACGGGCTACACCCTGGCCCACGGTGAATGGGGTATCCTTTTCCAGCCTGCGGAATTTATTATTATTCTGGGTTGCGGCCTGGGAGCTTTTTTTGGCTCGCAGACCAAGTATACCTTCGGGCTTATTCTCAAAAGCCTGAAACACCTCTTTGCGGACCCCGGTTCAAGCAAAGGGCGCTACCTGGAAACACTGGCCCTGCTCTATGCGCTTTTTTCCAAGATGCACCGCGAGGGCGTCATCAGTATTGAAAGTGATGTGGAAAAACCCGAATCCAGTCCCATTTTCAGCAAATATCCCAATGTTTCCAAAGATACCAAGGTTGTCAACTTCATAGGCGATACCCTGCGGGTCTACCTGACCACTGGCGACCCCGCAGACATCGACAGTCTTATGGATGTCGACATTACCACCATGCGCGAAGAAGGCATCCTGCCTGCGCATGCCGTGTCACACATGGCCGAATCACTGCCGGGCATGGGTATTGTGGCCTGCGTTCTCGGCGTGGTGCTTGCCATGGGCAAGATCAACGAGCCGCCGGAAGTGCTCGGGCACTATATCGGGGCGGCCCTTGTGGGTACGTTCTTCGGTATTCTCTGCTGCTACGGCCTGTTTGGCCCCATGGGTTCCAAGCTTGAAAACTATGTGGCCGAAGAGCATTTCTACTATCACTCTGTCAAAGAGGCCGTGGCTGCCGCCATTCGCGGCTCCACCCCCCTTATTGCCGTGGAGTACGGACGCAGGGCCATCCCCTATCCTTTCCGCCCCAGCTTCGCGGAAATGGAAGACAAGCTGAAGAGCGGCTAG
- a CDS encoding AsmA family protein, with protein MKRFLLWTMGIVLAAVAVLAVMLGRMDTDFVIRQIADATAGATGKPLVFESSPKISFFPPGVSFGQARWGQAEQDDSLAVSVKGGMAELEFMPLLSGNVILREVRLDNPTVTVRQNAQVIKNGKQPTDAAAAEKNAAADNGSARENTSPAKSVKPDAAPRDAAPPVELKRLVIRQGSLNITDTQGQDIKISDLNISAENLRPEQETTARCDFTIALGDAPGTPGHISGNLALSAKLRYAPPMLTLRQASLTFNPLSGPLPREAGPLQLNIEGSLDLNSMRMRVDKGWLATPQARLGIQGEAAFSPPAFTGNAEIDGSPRKLAAMAGLNLKPVAQGVTDGLNLKARLAYGNNSLNLSDIHARVDDITLRGQFRLGLEPGAPLSITADVQVGAINLDNYLPLPAAPAKNSKTDAAPANASTVASKKEKGEAGKTPMPDINIRLTLAGLNKDKLQFRDIQLAAQGLRGNYTITALSAILGSGGKVRATGAARLADTASPAYAVKGTASDVNLGNLLESLGKGRPLSGTALLEADLTMAGKDVTALQNSLSGKGLLEIRRMRLESVPTLPQNIPGLQGRVPDTFELVRAPFTARSGEIDVNPFSASAQGLNARGRAAINLPRQHLDATVNVETLGMTIPLIIRGPFDNISYSADPRFALDAASKLPAILQGKTSKSGTDPQRQDDMRGAGDLIRGLFGR; from the coding sequence ATGAAACGCTTTCTGCTCTGGACAATGGGTATCGTGCTGGCAGCCGTTGCTGTTCTGGCCGTCATGCTCGGCCGGATGGACACGGACTTCGTGATCCGGCAGATCGCCGACGCCACGGCCGGGGCCACAGGCAAGCCCCTTGTGTTTGAAAGTTCGCCGAAAATATCCTTTTTTCCTCCCGGCGTCAGCTTTGGGCAGGCCCGGTGGGGACAGGCGGAGCAGGACGACAGTCTTGCCGTTTCCGTCAAGGGCGGCATGGCCGAACTTGAATTCATGCCGCTGCTGTCCGGCAATGTGATCCTGCGCGAGGTCCGGCTGGACAACCCCACGGTCACTGTGCGGCAAAACGCGCAGGTCATAAAAAACGGCAAACAGCCGACAGATGCCGCAGCGGCTGAAAAGAATGCTGCGGCGGACAACGGGAGCGCCAGAGAGAACACCAGCCCCGCCAAAAGCGTAAAACCGGACGCCGCGCCCCGTGACGCCGCGCCGCCCGTCGAGCTTAAGCGTCTGGTCATACGCCAGGGGTCTCTGAATATTACCGATACGCAGGGGCAGGACATCAAGATCAGTGACCTGAATATTTCTGCAGAAAATCTGCGCCCGGAGCAGGAAACAACTGCCAGGTGCGACTTTACCATCGCCCTGGGCGACGCTCCGGGAACACCCGGGCATATCTCGGGCAACCTGGCCCTGTCGGCCAAGCTCCGCTATGCGCCACCCATGCTCACCCTGCGCCAGGCATCCCTGACGTTCAACCCGCTTTCCGGCCCGCTGCCCAGAGAAGCCGGTCCCCTGCAACTCAATATTGAAGGCAGCCTGGACCTGAACAGCATGCGGATGCGCGTGGACAAGGGCTGGCTTGCCACGCCCCAGGCGCGCCTGGGCATTCAGGGCGAGGCCGCGTTCAGTCCTCCGGCCTTCACCGGCAATGCCGAAATAGACGGCTCACCCCGCAAGCTTGCGGCCATGGCCGGGCTGAACCTCAAGCCCGTGGCGCAGGGCGTCACAGACGGGCTGAACCTCAAGGCCCGGCTGGCCTACGGCAATAACAGCCTCAATCTTTCAGATATTCACGCCCGCGTGGATGACATCACCCTGCGCGGCCAGTTCCGCCTGGGCCTTGAGCCGGGCGCGCCTCTGTCCATAACTGCCGATGTCCAGGTCGGCGCCATCAATCTGGATAATTACCTGCCCCTGCCTGCAGCCCCAGCAAAAAACAGCAAAACAGACGCAGCACCCGCAAACGCAAGCACCGTCGCCAGCAAAAAAGAAAAAGGCGAGGCAGGCAAAACGCCCATGCCGGACATCAATATCCGCCTGACCCTTGCGGGCCTGAACAAGGACAAACTTCAGTTCCGTGATATACAACTGGCGGCACAAGGCCTGCGGGGCAACTACACCATCACCGCCCTTAGCGCCATTCTCGGCAGCGGCGGCAAGGTGCGTGCCACAGGAGCCGCCCGGCTGGCCGACACCGCCAGCCCCGCCTATGCAGTCAAAGGCACGGCCTCGGATGTAAATCTGGGCAACCTGCTGGAAAGCCTTGGCAAAGGGCGCCCCCTGAGTGGTACGGCCCTGCTTGAGGCAGACCTGACCATGGCCGGAAAAGACGTCACCGCCCTGCAAAACAGCCTTTCCGGCAAAGGGCTGCTCGAAATCCGCCGGATGCGCCTGGAATCCGTACCAACCCTGCCCCAGAACATTCCCGGCCTTCAGGGGCGAGTACCCGACACTTTTGAACTGGTACGCGCGCCCTTCACAGCGCGGAGCGGCGAAATAGACGTCAATCCGTTCAGTGCCAGCGCACAGGGCCTCAATGCACGGGGACGCGCAGCCATAAACCTGCCGCGCCAGCACCTGGACGCCACGGTCAACGTGGAGACACTGGGCATGACCATACCGTTGATCATTCGCGGGCCGTTCGACAATATCTCGTATTCTGCGGATCCGCGCTTCGCTCTGGACGCCGCCAGCAAGCTGCCCGCCATCTTGCAGGGCAAAACCTCAAAAAGCGGCACAGACCCGCAGCGACAGGACGACATGCGCGGCGCTGGGGACCTTATACGGGGCCTTTTCGGACGCTGA
- a CDS encoding cobyric acid synthase, whose amino-acid sequence MLQGTCSNAGKSLLTAALCRLLARRGLRVVPFKAQNMALNSFVTHDGKEMGRAQALQAAACGLPADVRMNPVLLKPTSHTGSQVIVLGEPVGQMRVGAYLRYKPEAWKAVRRAYRSLASGADVVVLEGAGSPAEINLKAHDIVNMRMARYARAHVALVADIDRGGAFAALAGTMTLLTRAERARVAGFILNKFRGDPGLLDPALHMLTRRTGKPFWGVVPMLENLRLPEEDSVSFKLGITPGLDMAGMKGMDGGAAAAGGVLDVLVPDLPHISNATDLDALRQEHGLRVRIVRRAEDWGQPHAVILPGSRNTAADLRFLRATGLADAIVLFARTAMERQRGVLAGICGGLQMLGRVIADPLGLEEGGQEPGLDLLPLATRLEAAKQLLRVSGRACRCLTAVLPKGEIPGETGALLPAQEVAGYEIHHGRTLPLAGQEADAGGPGLRVVMADTAGRPLGWGLCDAAGRARVWGSYMHGLFDADAFRHAFLAALRQDAGLAPLAGASYGLGPELDRLADTVEASLDMQAIYGLLGLC is encoded by the coding sequence ATGCTGCAGGGAACCTGCTCCAACGCGGGTAAAAGCCTGCTCACGGCGGCTCTGTGCCGTCTTCTGGCCCGCCGTGGCCTCAGGGTCGTGCCTTTCAAGGCGCAGAACATGGCCCTCAATTCTTTTGTCACCCACGACGGCAAGGAGATGGGGCGCGCCCAGGCGCTCCAGGCCGCCGCCTGCGGCCTGCCCGCAGATGTGCGCATGAACCCGGTGCTGCTCAAGCCCACGTCCCACACCGGGTCGCAGGTCATTGTGCTGGGCGAGCCTGTGGGGCAGATGCGTGTGGGGGCCTACCTGCGCTATAAACCGGAGGCCTGGAAGGCCGTACGCCGTGCCTACCGCAGCCTTGCGTCCGGGGCTGATGTGGTGGTGCTCGAGGGCGCGGGCAGCCCGGCGGAGATAAATCTCAAGGCCCATGATATCGTCAACATGCGTATGGCCCGTTACGCGCGCGCGCATGTGGCCCTTGTGGCGGATATTGACAGGGGCGGCGCTTTTGCGGCCCTGGCGGGAACCATGACCTTGCTGACCCGGGCGGAAAGGGCGCGGGTGGCGGGATTTATTCTCAACAAGTTTCGTGGTGACCCGGGCCTACTGGATCCGGCCCTGCACATGCTCACCCGGCGCACGGGCAAGCCCTTCTGGGGCGTCGTGCCCATGCTGGAAAATCTGCGCCTGCCCGAAGAGGATTCCGTCAGCTTCAAGCTGGGGATCACTCCCGGCCTGGATATGGCGGGTATGAAGGGCATGGACGGTGGGGCCGCCGCGGCTGGCGGCGTACTGGATGTGCTTGTGCCGGACCTGCCGCACATCAGTAACGCCACGGACCTTGACGCCCTGCGCCAGGAGCATGGCCTGCGGGTGCGCATCGTGCGCCGGGCCGAAGACTGGGGGCAGCCCCATGCCGTAATCCTGCCGGGCAGTCGCAACACGGCAGCAGACCTGCGTTTTTTGCGGGCAACGGGGCTGGCGGACGCCATAGTTCTTTTCGCCCGTACCGCCATGGAGCGGCAGCGCGGGGTTCTGGCCGGCATATGCGGGGGACTGCAGATGCTCGGCCGGGTCATAGCCGACCCCCTTGGCCTTGAAGAGGGCGGTCAGGAGCCGGGTCTTGACCTGCTGCCGCTGGCAACCCGGCTGGAAGCAGCAAAGCAGTTGCTCCGCGTCAGCGGACGGGCCTGCCGATGCCTGACCGCGGTCCTGCCGAAGGGAGAAATACCCGGCGAAACCGGGGCGCTGCTTCCTGCCCAGGAAGTGGCCGGGTATGAGATACACCACGGCCGTACCCTGCCCCTTGCCGGACAGGAGGCGGACGCTGGCGGCCCCGGCCTGCGTGTGGTTATGGCCGATACGGCGGGCCGACCTCTGGGCTGGGGGCTGTGCGACGCTGCGGGGCGGGCGCGGGTGTGGGGCAGTTACATGCACGGGCTTTTTGATGCGGATGCCTTCAGGCACGCATTTCTGGCGGCGCTCCGGCAGGACGCCGGTCTGGCCCCCCTTGCCGGAGCGTCCTATGGTCTTGGGCCGGAACTGGACCGCCTGGCCGACACTGTGGAAGCGTCCCTGGACATGCAGGCCATTTACGGCCTGCTTGGCCTGTGTTAG